A stretch of DNA from Candidatus Obscuribacterales bacterium:
TGTATTCTGCGGATGATGCTAAGCGAGATCCGATCTTGGCCGCCGTTGGACAACTGCAGTTTGAGGTGGTGCAGTTCCGTTTGCAGAATGAATATGGCGTGGAAACCCGATTAGAACCCTTGCCCTTCAGTGTAGCCCGCTGGGTGGGCGGCGGTTGGGAGGTGTTGGACAAGATTGGACGATTGTTTAACACGGTGACGGTGAAGGATAGCTGGGGACGTCCTGTGCTGCTTTTCCGGAATGAGTGGAACTGTCGGCAGGTGGAGGGTGAGCATCCCTCGTTAGATCTGCGTTCGATCGCGCCGGTGGTATCTGGACAGGAGCCGGAGGATCTCTAGGCGCTTGGCGGGACTTGGGAGATGGATGCACCCACCCGGTGCATCCTTGGGATTGAGATGACTATGTATATTCACTAGTGTGCCAATCACGGCTACGTCATAGATTTAACAGGACTTAAAGAACTCTTTATGTAGGAACTGCGGGTTGGGGGGCGATCGCCTGAAAGAAGGAATGACAGGAACGTTAGGTCATGGACAGTTTGAGATGACCTGCTACCTCAATGGTCAATCCTTGTTCAATCCTTCAGCGCACCCACTACGACTTCTATGGCAGATCCTACTTGTCTTGATGTGATCCAACACGGCACTCAGGTTTGGAATGAATTTCGCAAAACCTATAAGGGTAAGCCAGATTTAAGCAATGCCAACTTGAGTCTCCGCAACCTAGCGGGGATCAACTTATCTGGCATGAATCTTATTGGTGCTAATTTGATTGGTACCGATTTAAGCGGTGCGGACTTGAGCGGTGCATACTTAATTCGTGCGCGGCTGATTGGTGCTGATTTGGTGGGCACAACTCTTATTAAGGCGATGTTGCGGGGGGCAGACTTGGCAGAGGCTACCTGCTGTATGGCTAACTTCAGTCGAGCTGATTTAATGGATGCCATGCTGGCTGGAACCCATCTCAATCAGTGTTACTTGATTGAGGCCAATTTACAGAATACTAATCTTTATCGAGCGGATATCAGCCAGGCTAACGTAGTTGGCGCTAACCTGAATCGCGCTAGTTTAGTCCATGCTGACTGTACCCGTGCCAATTTGAGCCGCACTAACCTCAGAGAGGTGATCGGGGTGCGAACCACGTTTGACTGGGCGGATTTGTCGGGTGCAGATTTGCGAGGGGCTGATATGACCGGCGCTAGTGTAGTGGGCACCCAGATGAAAGAGACCAATCTCACCGGCGTGATCTTGCCAACGCCGATTGTGCTGGCCAGCTAATCGGCTCGGTGGTTCGTCACCTTCGATCGCGGCTCAAGAAGCCTGCAATTTTTTCCAGATTTGGTCATGATAAGAACAGTGGCGATCGCCATCGTTTTCATGGATACCGTCTGGAAGGATTGACCCTTGAGCGCTTTTTCCCAACTTGATCCGTTGTTACGACGTAACCTGCTGATTTTATTTACAGCAGGTCTTTTATTTTGGGCCGGTCTGTCCTCCTTATTGCCCACCCTGCCGCTTTATATTGAGGATATTGGCGGCGATCGCCATCAGGTAGGCATTGTCATGGGAGCGTTTGCCATTGGTCTCTTAGCCTCGCGTCCTAGCTTGGCCCGACTGGCTGATGCTCGTGGCCGCAAGGTGGTGTTGCTCATTGGCATGGCAGCGATCGCTTTTGCACCCTTGGGGTATTTGGCAACTGGATCGATTCCCCTGCTGATTGTGATTCGCGCCTTTCATGGGTTGAGTATTGCTGCCTTTGCCCTCGCCTATAGCGCCCTCGTGGTCGATTTTTCCCCACCCCATCAGCGGGGAGAACTGATTGGCTATATGAGTTTGGTGAATCCCATGGGTTTGGCGATCGGGCCAGCCCTGGGGGGCTATTTACAAGAGTGGCTTAACTACGATGCCGTGTTCATCATGTCGTTTGCCATGGGAACGGTGGGTCTGATCTGCACGGCCTATGTGCAAGATGCGCCCCATCTTGTGTCGCCCACGGCGGCGATCGCTGCCCAGGCAGCGGAGCGGAAAAAGGCTGCGTTTTGGCGGCTGTTGGTGAGCGATCGGGTGCGGGTGCCCGCGTTGATCATGCTGATGGTGGGGCTAGCCTTTGGCACCCTCAGCACCTTTGCGCCGCTCTACGTGCGGGAGGTGGGTATTTCAGTGAATGTGGGTTTGTTTTACACCGCCGCAGCGATCGCTAGTTTTTCCATTCGCTTGATCTCCGGGCCAGGCTCCGATCGCTATGGGCGGGGGGTGTTTATTACCCTCAGCGTGGTTCTCTACACAGCATCGATGCTGATGCTGTGGCAGACCCAAAATGATGCGATGTTTTTGATGGCTGCGGTGCTGCAGGGGGCTGGTTCGGGAACCCTGATTCCCATGGTGGCGGCGCTCATGGCCGATCGCTCCTATCCAGATGAACGGGGGCGTATTTTTGGCGTTTGTATGACAGGTTTTGACCTAGGGATTGCCCTTGCTGGGCCATTTCTAGGGGCGATCGCTGACCAGACGGGCATCACGGCTCTATTTGGTCTCTGTGGTGGCATGACGTTTGTGGGTCTCCTGGTCTTCCTCCTGTTTTCCAGCAAAGATGTGGCCCATTCCCTACGTTTCGCCACCGGACGAGAACGGGATATTTATGCGTTGGATTAGTTGGTCAGTGGAGCGATCGCCTGTTGATCAATCGTTGATAAGCATGATGCAGGCGGGCTGATCCAACGGGGAATAAGTTGTTTGTTGGGCGATCGCAGGGAAGATACTTGGATCATGCTTGGCCTATTCCTAGGGGCAATCCTCAATAGGATAGACTTGTACTACCGATCGTATGTAGAGGTCATCGAGGCGATCGCGGGGGAGTCAACGGTAGATATATTGGACAAGCAGGGAATAGTGACGCTTATGGTTCGTGCGGTGCAAAACATTGAGCAGGATATTCAACGTTTGGACGCAGCCCTAGAGGCGATCGCTCAAGAGCTTCATGGGGCCTATCAAACTTATATGGAAACCTTGGGAGAGGCATTGCGCAAACAGCTCGTGTTAGCGAGTTATCATCTTTGCACCCAAGGCTATCCGGATCGGTTTTTGGCCCTGTCCCTCAGCCAGCGTCAAGCGTTGCAACAGGAACTTCGTCAACTTGGGCTGCGATCGCAACAACAACTGCTCCAGTTTCTGACGCCGCCCCATTCTATGCCCAAGGCTGTGTCCAAGCCGCCCAGTTTACTAGAGGCGTTGGTGAGTGGTGTCTCGCCCGAGGATCTACAAGATGACCTATCGTTGGAGCAAGACGCGGGTTCCCATGACGTTCCCCTAGGGGATGGTGCCACTATGGAGGGCTTGGCGATCGCGGATCTAGCTGACCCAACTGCAGAACCTGCCCGGCTGACGCCCTACGATGTCGTGCAGTGGCGGGATGCGTTAGAAGATGCGATCGCTGAACTCTTGCAGGGCGCGTCCCATGAGGCCAATCGACTGCTGCAGCGAATGAACATGCTGTCGAGTGCTCTGCCGGAGCCAGTGTTGGAGGTGGCCTCCAAGGCTGAGATGTTGTCAGAATCAGCGAGCGGCCCGCCAAACTTGCTGAAACTGCGCATTGAGGCGGAGGTTGATAACAAGGATGAGGCAGAAACAGCCCAACTTATGGTGATTCATCTTCGGCTATCGGAAATTGAATTTAGCGATCCAAATTTTTCTCTGAAGCGGGCGAAAATCCGTGAGTTGTTTGCTCAGGTCAGCCAGATTGGGCATGACTACCGTCGGGTGCATCGAGAGAAGGCGATCGCTGAAGCTGAAGCTGCCTGGCGGTCGAGTTGGTATGAAGGCTAATGGATTGGGAGCGTCTGCAAAAAGCACTGTCCTATGAAGCGGAGGGAGCGTTCAACGATCGCCAAGGGAAGGCTCATCGCTTTAGTGAGTTTTTACACCTCAGTCTCCGTGATCCCTCGGGTGACCTGCCGGAAGGCGATCGCTCTCGCTGCCGGGAAATAGCCGATCGCTACCGGGCCTATGGGGACATGACCCTGGCCCAACGCCGACATTTGGTGGCAGATACTCGGCGGTTTGTGCTGCAAAGTCGGCGCTTATTAGACGTGGCCCATCAGCCACCCCCAGCGGCGACGCCTGCACCCAAAGCTCGCCCGCCCCACACCAAGTCGATCACTGAATTAGTAGGTATGTCATCCCAGCTTGACCTCGACCAAGCGGTGACCTACTTGAAAGGCATGGGCCCCAAGAACAGCGATCGCTTAGCCAAGCTCGGCATCTATACCGTGCGAGATCTGCTCTACTATTATCCCCGCGACTATTTGGACTATGCCCGCGAGGTGAACATCCGCGATCTGGAGGCTGGGGAAACGGTCACGTTACTGGGAACGGTCAAGCGCTGTATGTGTTTTACCAGTCCCCGCAATCCTAAGCTGACTATTTTTGAACTGGTGCTGCGCGATCGCACTGGTCAGATCAAGCTGAATCGCTTTTTCCCCGGCAGTCGCTACAGCAATCGGGGTTGGCAAGAGCAGCAAAAACGCCAATATCCCATCGGTGCCCGGGTAGCGGCGTCGGGCTTGGTGAAGGTGAATAAGTACGGCACGACGTTGGATGATCCGCAAATCGAAGTTCTGTCGGGCCCCGATGACCCGATCGATTCTCTCACCGTGGGGCGGGTGGTGCCCATTTACCCGCTCACAGATGGCGTGAATGCCAATCTCCTGCGCCGGGCCATGCTAGAGGCGATTCCAGCAGCGGCGCAGTTGGCCGATCCCTTGCCCCAGACCCTGCGCGATCAGTTTGAGCTGATGACCTTATCGGAGGCGATCGCCCAGATTCACTATCCCGACCATAGCGATCGCCTCAGCCAAGCCCGTCGTCGGCTAGTCTTCGATGAATTTTTCTACCTACAGTTGGGGCTACTTCAGCGCCGCCAGACCCAGCGCCAGGCCCAAACCTCGGCTATTCTCACACCCCAGGGTGCCTTGATTGAGCAGTTTTACGACGTCTTGCCCTTTCCTCTCACCCAGGCCCAGCAGCGGGTGGTCAGCGATATTTTGCAGGATCTAGAACATCCCATGCCCATGAACCGCTTGGTGCAGGGGGATGTGGGATCAGGAAAAACGGTTGTGGCGGTGATTGCTGCCCTAGCGGCGATTCAGTCAAGCTATCAAGTGGCCCTGATGGCTCCCACGGAAGTGCTAGCGGAGCAGCATTATCGCAAGCTGGTGGGCTGGTTTAACCTGTTGCACCTACCGGTGGAGTTGCTTACGGGATCTACTAAAGTCTCCAAACGCCGACACATTCACACTCAGCTAGAAACCGGCGAACTGCCGCTATTGGTGGGCACCCATGCCCTGATTGAGGATCCGGTACGCTTCAGCAAGCTGGGCTTGGTGGTGATTGATGAACAGCATCGCTTTGGGGTGGAGCAACGGGCCCGCCTCTGCCGTAAGGGCGATAATCCCCACGTGCTCACCCTGTCGGCAACGCCCATTCCCCGCACCCTAGCCCTGACTCTACACGGCGATCTAGACGTTAGCCAGATCGATGAACTGCCGCCTGGACGCAAACCGATTCAAACCACGCTGTTGACCGGGAGCGATCGCGCCCATGCCTACGATCTGATGCGCCGGGAAATTGCCCAAGGTCGCCAAGTCTATGTGGTACTACCCTTGGTGGATGAGTCGGAACAACTGGATTTGCGATCGGCTATTGAAGAATTTCAGCGTCTCAGCGAGACGGTCTTTCCAGACTTTTCCGTAGGGCTGCTGCATGGCCGCATGTCGTCAGCAGACAAAGATCAGGCGATTCAACAATTTCGTCAGAATGAGACCCAGATTTTGGTCTCGACCACGGTGGTGGAGGTAGGGGTAGACGTGCCCAATGCCAGTGTGATGTTGATCGAACATGCGGAGCGATTTGGCCTATCCCAGCTCCACCAACTGCGGGGACGGGTAGGGCGGGGTGCCGATCAGTCGTTTTGTCTGCTGATGAGTACGTCTAAGGCCGAAACGGCTCGTCAACGGCTGAAGGTGTTGGAGCAGTCCCAGGATGGATTTTTTATTGCTGAAATGGATATGCGTTTCCGGGGGCCAGGACAGGTTTTAGGCAAACGACAGTCAGGCCTGCCAGATTTTGCCTTGGCCAGTTTAGTGGATGACCAAGATGTTTTGGAGGTGGCCCGCAATGCTGCCAAGACGTTGATGGAGCAGGATCCTACCCTAGAACCCTGGGATGCCATGCGGCAGGAGTTGGCCTATCGCTACCGAAAACTCATGGGTGGAGCCATGATGAATTAGGTGTATGTGAGAGCGATCGCGTCCCCATCAGCCTGACTGCAAACGATCGTCTCATTATTTCTATCCGTCTGGCTACCCGCCGTCTTAGGACGGTGAGGTGCATCAGGAATGAGACTGCACGGTGGAGGGAGAAGGAATCACAGGGGCAACGCCCCAATCGGGCCGTAGATTTTTGGCATTTCTCAGGTAGGGATGATGCACTTGGGGATGGGGCGTATTGACATGGATTAAAAACCGGATGCAGCGTTCTAGCCCGCCTTCAACATGCATCTGTTGGACGTCCAACAGCGGTACATTATCCCAACGGGGACGCGATCGCGCAATCGCTGCTGGAAACACCACATCAATATCGCGGGTTGCCGAAAACATGGCGCTGATGATATCAGATGGATCCAACTGGTTCAGCGATTCCAATTCATCAAGCAACTCATGCACCGCATCTTGAATGGCCTCCACTGAGTTTTCTGAAACGGTAGTTGCCCCACGAATTGCCCGAACCTTCCACTCCACGGCGAAATCCTCCATGATTTTGATATGTGTGTTGCTATGCTGCCTTGTGGGAACCAGGGCGATCGCCCTGAGGTTTGATCCTCAGCAGTATCTCGTTGTTCTAGTTCCAGCCCTGCATTCTTAGACGCCATCATGTTCCCTAGGGTGACCGTTGTGCCAAGTCTGCCAGGGAGCGATCGCCTAAGGACGATAGAGCCAAAGGGGTAGCCCACTGGTTGAGGCTTCAAACTCCAGCCATTCTAGCCCGATTGCCAACGGAGACTGGGCATAAGCTCGCCCAGAAAATAGGCGGCTCGTCCAACTTTTCGGCTCTTCCAGGTTAAAACAGGGCGTTTTTTCTGGATCTAGACCCGCCAGCTCGGCGGCCCAGCGGCGGGCATCTTCCTCTGTTCCTAAACGATCAACAACGCCTAAGTCTAAGGCCTGTTCCCCGGTAAAGATGCGCCCATCGGCAAAACTTTTGACAGCTTCAATCGTCAGGTTACGCCCTTCGGCAACCGTGCGGACAAATTGGTGATAGCTGGTGTCAATCAAGGTTTGCAGAATGTCTTTCTCTGGATCGGTCAGCTCACGGTCAAAGGCCAAAATATCTTTGTAGGGCCCTGACTTAATCACCTTGAAGGATACGCCAATTTTTTCCAGCAGCCGCTCTAGGTTATTGCCCCGCAGAATAACGCCAATGCTGCCGGTAATGGTACCCGGATTAGCCACGATGTGCTCTGCACCCATACCAATGTAAACGCCGCCGGAGGCAGAAATATTGCCAAAGCTCGCAACAATTTTGACCTTGTCCCGCAGCTTCATCAATGCTTGGTAGATCTCTTGGGAGTCGCCCACGGTGCCGCCGGGGCTATCAATCCGCAGCAGCAGCGCTGGAAACTTTCGTTCTTCCACCACTTTGAGGGCATTGAGAACCTGTTTGCGTGTTCCAGAAGCGATCGCCCCTG
This window harbors:
- a CDS encoding pentapeptide repeat-containing protein: MADPTCLDVIQHGTQVWNEFRKTYKGKPDLSNANLSLRNLAGINLSGMNLIGANLIGTDLSGADLSGAYLIRARLIGADLVGTTLIKAMLRGADLAEATCCMANFSRADLMDAMLAGTHLNQCYLIEANLQNTNLYRADISQANVVGANLNRASLVHADCTRANLSRTNLREVIGVRTTFDWADLSGADLRGADMTGASVVGTQMKETNLTGVILPTPIVLAS
- a CDS encoding MFS transporter: MSAFSQLDPLLRRNLLILFTAGLLFWAGLSSLLPTLPLYIEDIGGDRHQVGIVMGAFAIGLLASRPSLARLADARGRKVVLLIGMAAIAFAPLGYLATGSIPLLIVIRAFHGLSIAAFALAYSALVVDFSPPHQRGELIGYMSLVNPMGLAIGPALGGYLQEWLNYDAVFIMSFAMGTVGLICTAYVQDAPHLVSPTAAIAAQAAERKKAAFWRLLVSDRVRVPALIMLMVGLAFGTLSTFAPLYVREVGISVNVGLFYTAAAIASFSIRLISGPGSDRYGRGVFITLSVVLYTASMLMLWQTQNDAMFLMAAVLQGAGSGTLIPMVAALMADRSYPDERGRIFGVCMTGFDLGIALAGPFLGAIADQTGITALFGLCGGMTFVGLLVFLLFSSKDVAHSLRFATGRERDIYALD
- the recG gene encoding ATP-dependent DNA helicase RecG; its protein translation is MDWERLQKALSYEAEGAFNDRQGKAHRFSEFLHLSLRDPSGDLPEGDRSRCREIADRYRAYGDMTLAQRRHLVADTRRFVLQSRRLLDVAHQPPPAATPAPKARPPHTKSITELVGMSSQLDLDQAVTYLKGMGPKNSDRLAKLGIYTVRDLLYYYPRDYLDYAREVNIRDLEAGETVTLLGTVKRCMCFTSPRNPKLTIFELVLRDRTGQIKLNRFFPGSRYSNRGWQEQQKRQYPIGARVAASGLVKVNKYGTTLDDPQIEVLSGPDDPIDSLTVGRVVPIYPLTDGVNANLLRRAMLEAIPAAAQLADPLPQTLRDQFELMTLSEAIAQIHYPDHSDRLSQARRRLVFDEFFYLQLGLLQRRQTQRQAQTSAILTPQGALIEQFYDVLPFPLTQAQQRVVSDILQDLEHPMPMNRLVQGDVGSGKTVVAVIAALAAIQSSYQVALMAPTEVLAEQHYRKLVGWFNLLHLPVELLTGSTKVSKRRHIHTQLETGELPLLVGTHALIEDPVRFSKLGLVVIDEQHRFGVEQRARLCRKGDNPHVLTLSATPIPRTLALTLHGDLDVSQIDELPPGRKPIQTTLLTGSDRAHAYDLMRREIAQGRQVYVVLPLVDESEQLDLRSAIEEFQRLSETVFPDFSVGLLHGRMSSADKDQAIQQFRQNETQILVSTTVVEVGVDVPNASVMLIEHAERFGLSQLHQLRGRVGRGADQSFCLLMSTSKAETARQRLKVLEQSQDGFFIAEMDMRFRGPGQVLGKRQSGLPDFALASLVDDQDVLEVARNAAKTLMEQDPTLEPWDAMRQELAYRYRKLMGGAMMN
- the aroH gene encoding chorismate mutase produces the protein MEWKVRAIRGATTVSENSVEAIQDAVHELLDELESLNQLDPSDIISAMFSATRDIDVVFPAAIARSRPRWDNVPLLDVQQMHVEGGLERCIRFLIHVNTPHPQVHHPYLRNAKNLRPDWGVAPVIPSPSTVQSHS
- the sppA gene encoding signal peptide peptidase SppA, whose amino-acid sequence is MNQQFPSIVRSRELLDTIFSGFELLMVWPFSRRFRKQIARIEVTGAIASGTRKQVLNALKVVEERKFPALLLRIDSPGGTVGDSQEIYQALMKLRDKVKIVASFGNISASGGVYIGMGAEHIVANPGTITGSIGVILRGNNLERLLEKIGVSFKVIKSGPYKDILAFDRELTDPEKDILQTLIDTSYHQFVRTVAEGRNLTIEAVKSFADGRIFTGEQALDLGVVDRLGTEEDARRWAAELAGLDPEKTPCFNLEEPKSWTSRLFSGRAYAQSPLAIGLEWLEFEASTSGLPLWLYRP